The proteins below are encoded in one region of Aspergillus nidulans FGSC A4 chromosome III:
- a CDS encoding aromatic ring-hydroxylating oxygenase subunit alpha (transcript_id=CADANIAT00006389) translates to MSSLLNYLGLRESSSSSPSSKTNATRALPASWYTSQEMFELERRAIFSRKWLMTTHKLRLPNAGDWLRYEVAGFQFVLVRDRQGQINAFHNICRHRAFPVVTEDQGSSRIFACKYHGWSYGLNGKLAKAPGYQDLDGFDKSKNGLLPIHVHIDRYGFIWVNLDAKEEPEIAWEDDFDGIDQQPRMDYINWDDYVFDHTWEQGGDFNWKILADNYNECYHCATTHPDIPAVADLSTYSVDTKDGSIIHDAHSKPEQVAAGLQVAATYYFPNASMNVTPNFFFTQRFVPISPTKTSMQYEVYRNKNASDADFDLVNQMYKRIMSEDKYLCAYAQKNLNAGVFVNGELHPTMEKGPLYFQKVVRDLVVEHFEREEKEKNEIWPARQILPKESDVSEKDMQFCSSLSCQSGANAKEGAGGCCSGLGAQPAAAVAW, encoded by the exons ATGTCCTCGCTACTCAACTATCTAGGACTGCGCGAGTCCTCCAGCAGCTCGCcctcgtcgaagacgaaCGCAACCCGCGCCCTGCCGGCGTCGTGGTACACCTCGCAGGAGATGTTTGAGCTCGAGCGGCGCGCCATcttctcgcgcaaatggctCATGACCACGCACAAGCTCCGCCTCCCCAACGCCGGCGACTGGCTGCGCTACGAGGTGGCCGGCTTCCAGTTCGTGCTCGTCCGCGACCGGCAGGGCCAGATCAACGCCTTCCACAACATCTGCCGACACCGGGCGTTCCCCGTGGTCACCGAGGACCAGGGCTCGTCGCGCATCTTCGCGTGCAAGTACCACGGCTGGAGCTACGGGCTGAACGGCAAGCTCGCCAAGGCACCCGGTTACCAAGACCTTGACGGGTtcgacaagagcaagaacgGTCTGCTGCCGATCCACGTGCACATCGACCGCTACGGGTTCATCTGGGTGAACCTGGACGCGAAGGAGGAGCCCGAAATCGCGTGGGAGGACGACTTCGACGGGATCGACCAGCAGCCGCGCATGGATTATATCAACTGGGACGACTACGTGTTCGACCACACCTGGGAGCAAGGCGGCGACTTCAACTGGAAGATCCTGGCGGATAACTACAACGAGTGCTACCACTGCGCGACGACGCACCCGGACATCCCCGCCGTCGCGGACCTGTCGACCTACTCGGTCGACACCAAGGACGGCAGTATCATACACGACGCGCACTCGAAGCCCGAGCAGGTTGCCGCGGGTTTGCAGGTTGCGGCAACTTACTACTTCCCGAACGCCAGTATGAATGTGAC tcccaacttcttcttcactcAGCGTTTCGTGCCCATCTCGCCTACGAAGACGTCCATGCAGTATGAAGTCTACCGGAACAAGAACGCCTCCGACGCCgacttcgacctcgtcaACCAGATGTACAAGCGCATCATGTCTGAGGACAAGTACTTGTGCGCATACGCGCAGAAGAACCTCAATGCAGGTGTCTTTGTGAACGGCGAGCTGCACCCGACGATGGAGAAGGGACCGCTGTATTTCCAGAAGGTCGTGCGGGATCTGGTCGTGGAGCACTTTGAgcgcgaagagaaagaaaagaacgaaaTCTGGCCCGCTCGGCAAATCTTGCCCAAGGAGAGCGACGTTAGTGAGAAGGACATGCAGTTCTGCTCGAGCCTGAGCTGCCAGTCGGGAGCAAATGCAAAGGAGGGCGCTGGGGGATGCTGTTCGGGGTTGGGCGCTCAGCCGGCGGCTGCTGTTGCCTGGTAG